A window of Amaranthus tricolor cultivar Red isolate AtriRed21 chromosome 8, ASM2621246v1, whole genome shotgun sequence genomic DNA:
GTCCAGTAGCTCTTGATTTTTGCCAAGTTGTCTAGTTTCTCCGTAGCGGTGCCAGGTGTGTAGGTGACACGAGCATAGGTATCTTCTTTAAAAATGTATACCGAATTCGGATAAGTATCATGATCCAAAGAAAAGGAACCATCTATGCCATTTTCAAAGATAGTCCCTCTTAATGTCACCCAGTTTTGGCATATGGGGCTACTGTTCAACAGTTTTCCAGCACCCTCATAGAAGATACGAGCATACTTATCTCCCTTAAATAGGTAAAATTCATAAGGACGTGATGTCTCAAATGCAGCATCCAACCCATTCGCAAAAACAGTACCCTTCAAATAAGGGAATACCTCTTCAATTGGGGAAGGCCCTACCAAGAGCTTGTTCTTTGGGTTTTTTAGACCGTAAGACCATTTGGCACAAAGGTTACCGGAGAAGATAAATGCAACTCCTTCTTCTACAGAAGGGAAAGCACAATCTATTCCTTTGTCTCCAAAAATTGTGTCCTTAAGAGATGAATATTCATTCACTTTGGCTGGTCCATATAATATAGTGTCATTATATGTACCTGGATTCACTTCTTCAATGATATATTCCTTCTTCATGAATATATAAGCTTGGTTTTTGTGTCATGATCTGAAAGCAGCGGTTACATAAATTGGGCTTGACATTttccttaattcctttatttcTTTAATACTTGAAAATCCCTACCCTTGCGAAAATTTTCAACTACTCGTGTTGATGTACAAATCATTTTTTGGTTATTTGCATTGcttttattcaatttatatttatattcatcaaacaaaataaatacacTGTACCtctttactttattattattattattattattattattattattattattattattattattattattattattattattatagattAGACACAGGGAAGGGAAGTGTGAACTAGAACTAACTTATAACCAATCAGGATCATTATTTCATCTAAGCTTAACATGATTATATACAACCATAGagagattaattaattcaatataCAGTTGCTAACttgaaattaattaagaaaaaaaaatctgatttcAGTGATTAATTGAATGAACTAAAAATGATCTTAATAGAACACTAAAaaggaagaaagagaagaggagTGTGAGTTTGTATACCTCTTGAATTAGTTTGATAAGTAAAGGCTTCATATTGTGTTACAAAGTCCTTTAAACTTCCTCTGTTAGGAATATCAATCACCTCCAATTGATTAGTATAATTGGGGGCTGTAATTAGAGCCTAATTAAGCAATCtgtgtatataaatattgttgtaattatctcATGATATATATAAGAATTACTCTGTTATTTtgaacttggtatcagagccgaggTTCCGATCTCCGGCGACCGGCAACCTATAAAACTCATCATCTACCATGGAACCCGTTAACAAAGCTGTTATTCAAAACCCGGTAACCATGGAAGATTTAATGCAACTGTTTACACAGTTAAACACCAAAAAATCCACCAAAGAAACTCAGAATTTCCAACCAATTCAAATTCCAGAAAAATTGAATcacaaaaatttcacaaaatggGCAAAGCTAATGCAACTGGAACTCGATGGCAGGGGAAGGCTCAACCACATCACAGCCTCCCCGCCAAGCCAAGAGGATCCAGATTACTTAAAATGGTCACAACGGGATTCATTAGTAATCTTGTGGATAATTGGAAACATAGATcgagaattgaaaaataaatttcttgatTACCCTACCGCAAGAGACTTGTTGAATGGGATCGAAACACCATACGGAGGGACCAAACACGGATTCCAAATTTTTGACCTTATGGTCAAAGCAAACAAAATTCAGTAAGGAGAAGATCCAATTGATGTATACTACAGCAAACGTACCGGAATCTGGAAGGATATTGACAGACGTTCACCGAATCCGATGAACAGTCCAGAAGACAAAACGACTTACAATCGAATAGCCCAACAAAACCGACTGTGTCAGTTCTTAGCAGGGGTAGATGAAActcttgataaggatcgacGGGATATTCTCAATCGAGAACCTCTTCCAACACCGGAGGAGGCATTCGCGATAATAAGGAGAGAGATAAACCGGCAAGGGATTATAAGCACCGAACCACCAAAACCCTCACAAATGGAATCATCGGGAATTGGTGGTGGGTTTGCTGTGAGAGGAAGAACGGAGAAACCCATTTTCCGTCGAGATGATGAGAAATCGGAACTCAGATGCACCCATTGTGGGGGTGCGAGACACACCAAGAAGGGATGTTTCGATATTATCGGCTACCTAGAATGGTGGGGAGATCGAAAGAAGAAAGGAGAGAGAAGGAGCACGGCGGCCGTGGGTACCAGTGAGGCACCAGCAGCTGGCGTAGAACACGGAGGAACAACAGGCGGTCGTGGATCCTCTACGTCAGGTATGACAGAGAAAACAAAGGAGGAAGGTAAGGTTTATGAGTTTCAAGATTTATGTTTATATGGCTCAAGTTCTCATTTATGTTATAATCCCACTTGTCAAAATAAGTACTCAAGCTCATTCCCTTTATGGCCCAATACAAATCTCAAGCCTATCTCACAAACCGTGAAACATGAAAATAATGAAACCAACTCATACCATGTAGGACTAGTTTCCAAACCGAACAAAAATACCAGatggatttttgattgtggaGCAACTGACACTATGACGTTTGATGCCAGTGACCTTGAAACTATTCTGTCACCAGAAAAAATTCACGTACAAACAGCCAATGGAGAGGTAATTAAAACAGAGGTGTCGGGTGTTGTCAAAATTTTGGATAGCATCTAATTAACAAATTGCCTTTTCAAACCAGACTTATCCCAAAAATTACTTTCCGATAGCCAATTGAAAAAGGATTTAAACTGTATTATTAACATGAATTCTTCTGGTTGTACTATTCAGGATGCTCGGACAGGGGAGATTATTGGGCATGGTACTGAGGAGGGTGGACTATATTATGTTACTCAGATGCATCACCAGGGTAGAGCAACGCTTGTTCGCGGGACGATTGAACAACAGCTTTGGATGTGGCATAAGCAACTAGATCATCCGTCTTTAGGATACCTTAAGAAACTCTTCCCTAATCTTTATAGTTCAAATGTTCCTTTTGATTGCTAAGCTTGCATTCTTGCTAAGAGTCATAGACATTTTTATCCAAACAGTGATAGTAGAACTGATAAaccatttgttttaattcattcGGATGTGTGAGGATCAGCTCCCACGTTCAAtaatcatggttttttatattatgttacatttattgatgattgcacTAGAATGAGTTGGGTGTATTTCCTTAGAAACAAGTCTGATGTCTATAAGACTTTTGTCTCTTTCTATAAAATGGCACAAACACAATTTCAAACCCAAATTAGAATTCTTCGATCTGATAATGGTACTGAGTATAAGAATATTGACATGAACCTTTTTAATGACACAAATGGTCTTATCCACCAAACCACATGTCGTGATACCCCATAACAAAACGGGGTAGcagaaagaaaaaacaaaactcTGTTGGAAATGACCCCGGCCATAATGATATAATCCGCTGTTTTTGCTTATTACTGGCCTGAAGCCATCTCCACAGCCACCTATCTTACCAATCGCCTTCCTACAAAGAGCCTAAATTTTTCTACCCCGTTAGATACCCTAAAAACTCATGCCAATATTCCTTCTACTCATTCATTACCACCTCGAGTCTTTGGTTGTGTTGTGTATGTTGATTTGCCTAAACGAGAAAGAAATAAACTTGAACCACGGGCTGTTAAGTGTGTCTTTGTGGGATATGGGACTACTCAAAAGGAATACCACTGTTTCAACCCAGTTACTAAACGGTTATATACTACTATGGATTGTGATTTTGTTGAAACAGAATTCTATTACCACCACCTTCGATCTAAGGGGGAGAGTCCTAATGAGGATATAGATCTAAGTTGGTTAGTCTACCCAGAACTGAGTGATCTCGACGCAAAAGAACAAGTAGGCGATACCACGAAGGCAACTAATAACATTATACAGTTCAATTTCAACAATATTGTGCTTGATTCAACTGTGTCTGAGTCTCCAGTTCAGAAAGGCATTGAGGAGTGAAAACTGGAGATCAGCAATGGAAGAAAAGATAAATGCACTAATCCGGAACAACACTTGGGAAAAGTGCACATTACCCATTGGAAAAAGACCTGTTGGCTGCATGTGGGTCTTTACAATTAAGCACGGAGCAGATGGCAGCTTTGAGAGATATAAGGCAAGGCTGGTAGCAAAAGGATACACACAGACTCATGGGATAGACTACGATGAGACCTTCTCTCCAGTAGCAAACTTCAACACCATTAGAGTTCTTTTCTCGATTGCGGCAAACCGAGATTGGCCCTTATATCAATTCGATGTAAAGAATGCATTTCTTCATGGAGACCTGTTCAATGAGGTATATATGGAAGCCCCACCAGGATTCTCGTATGGTTTTGGTAAAGGGGAAGGGTGCAGACTGAAAAAAGCTCTGTTTGGGTTGAAGCAGTCACCGAGGGCGTGGTTTGGAAGGTTCACTATGGCAATGAAGAAATTCGGTTACAAACAAAGCAATCCAGATCATACCCTGTTTCTAAAGAGAAGAGGCACGAGAGTAACCTGTCTTatcatatatgttgatgatatgattataacAAGAGATGACAAAAAAGAAACAGAACAGTTGAAGAGTAAGCTAttcaaagagtttgaaatgaaaaattttgGATGTCTGAAATATTTTCTGGGAATAGAAGTGCTTATATCAAAAAAGGGTATTTTTATATCACAGAGGAAATACATCTTAGACTTCTTGACAGAAACAGGTATGATAGATTGCAAACCTACTAATACTCCTATTGTGATGAATCATAGACTCCAGATCCTTGAAGACGCTGAGTTGACAAACCAAACTTAGTACCAGAAGCTTGTTGGGAAACTGATATACTTGTCTCATACCCGACCAGATTTAGCCTATGTTGTGGGAGTAGTTAGTAGATTCATGCACAAGCCTCAAAAACAGCATCTTGATGCTGTATACCGAATTCTgcgatatttgaagggaactaCTAGAAAAGGGGTTTTGTATAGAAATCATGGACACCTAAATCTATATGCCTtcacagatgcagattggggaGCAGACCGTGATAGTAGGAAATCCACTTCTGGTTACTTCACCCTTGTGGGTCGAAACTTAGTCTCTTGGAACAGCAAACTACAAAAGGTAGTAGCTATgtccagtgctgaagcagaattcagggGAATTGCAAAAGGTATCACTGAAGTTCTTTGGCTCAGAAAACTCTTGAAGGAACTTAGGTATACACCCGAGAAAAGTTGTGAGTTGTACTGTGATAATATGGCAGCCATACGAATATCTAAGAATCCAGTGCAACATGACCGAACTAAACATGTAGAGATAGACAGACATTTCATTAAAGATCATCTCGACGGAAAAATAATAACTCTACCCTTTGTTCGGTCAGAAGACCAACTAGCCAATATTCTAACAAAAGCTATTTCCACACAAGCAGTTGATCAAGTATTGAGCAAGTTGGATGTTAGGGATGCTACCattcaacttgagggggagtgttagaaagTCCTTTAAACTTTCTCTGTTAGGAATATCAATCACCTCCAATTTATTAGTATAATTGGGGGCTGTAATTAGAGCCTAATTAAGCAATCtgtgtatataaatattgttgtaattatctcAAGAATTACTCtgttattttaacttattgaatCGGAGATGAaatggaatattattttcttggcaATATATTGATGATTACAAGTGGGGTATTAACAacttatcatattaatcaagttGACAATTTGCCtaaaattaatattctcatATTTAGTTTCAAAAAATTTGATCAAGGGTTACTTAGTTTTTTGGTGAACTATCATAATTAATACTACATTTGTGTTCACATTGCTAATTTAATCTGTTTTTacattattaaattgattaattataatcttaaaagtgattatttatagttttaaagtgatcaattttaaagtggagtcttaaagtaatcacttataacatcAAATGATCAGTAACAATCTTAtagtgattaattagaaaaatagactGATTATATAGATTCATCTCAGAGTCGGGCGATCTTTTACACGACTTGCTAATAAGCAAggcaaaattttgaaaataaaatatttacaccCACTAATAGGTTTTTTCGAGAGACACTACTCTTATCCAAGATACTTGCTCTAAATTCCGAAAAGCAAccatctaaaataattttttgagaTTAAAGGAGAGtactttttcatttgattgaaaataattaattggatgAAAGAAGGCTAATCTTTCATCTATATCATTTAACAGCCAAAGTCAATAGACCTGCAAGCAAGCATATGTGATgcttcttaaatatttttaaaaattcaacctTTTTACTCAAATGGTTGCTAATTGCAATGATCCCACCTTAATTAAATCTATTGTTGCGGCTATATTGAAAGAAAAATCTTCATTACCATGAAATAATATAGGAAACTTTCGAATGGCAATCTAAAAgtaattgatttttcttttgatagacaaaaaattttcaaaatccaCATGGTAACTCTGAGATTTACCATACAAACTCAATAACCATGAAAACAAGAATTACTCATCCCTTCACGTTTAaggtaaaaaataatttcattttcccCCCAAAATACAAACCCTAGACATTTCctaaaatctaaattaatttCTGCTATTAATtgatgtgaaattttatttactaCAAGTGCACGGTGAATGTGTTGCTGCAGGTCGAACACAAGAAAGATAGAATAAAGAAATTGCAAATTTCAACTAATTATATTACTTAGAGAAAAACATAAATCTTTCTCAAAAGGGAGTCTAAAGACTCCAATATTGAAAAAACCCTCAAGAAAATCAAAGTATCATTTGTATTAATAGTTAATAtatataagcgtttttggaataTTACTTTACCTAAGAATTTTCGTGGATTAGTGATgaaatagttgatattattaatagttaattacaagtagtgattattataagaaatcagtgaaatattatattattataggaaGGTTTTTTAAACCTAATTTGTATAGATAATATGCACTCAATTTGTTTCAAAATGTTAATTAGGTTTGATATCTTGTGCTATGATTATAAAAGTAATTACTAGATGTTGAATTTCATGTTTTATAAATGAAACTATAAATCTGAACTTAATTACTTGATTAATGATTTTGTTATGCGGATAAGCAATACGTAAGGAACCTTAATCATTCTTGAAATCCCCTATTTAATTTTTGgactaatgaaattattttattcatttttaaccagattgaaaattttttccATAAAAGAAAGACTTTAAATAATACCTACAAAAGATAACAgccaaaacaaaaatatgtaattatcATTGGATAAATTCTCAAATAGTATAATTTATGATCAGATTATTTTATTGGCTtaagttaatgtatttttttacttttaaagtaatcaactataattttaaaatgattacttataatcttaaaagtgattaattataacatttaaagtggaattttaaagtaatcatatattaaattaaataatcacttacaatcttataataatcagtaaaatagactaattatatacatTTTTcggtaaaatagtgaaattaaaCAAGTGTGTTCAAATTAGTAAAGTATCTTAAGTGAAGtatcattataataatttttaggttacatcatttaatgtattaaaaaatcataaaagtatattttattttatttttttcaatatttttataaaatatttatgatgttatttattaaataagtaCAAGATATTTCAAGATGGTTAAAACATAAAgccataaaattttatttttttgtttgtacaaatatgtcataaattttattaaagtcGTGCATCGCACAATCATTATCTAGTATAATAAATATTGCAAAACAAAAAGAGTACATACTACGTATATGAATTAggtgtaaaaaaaatttctccaataaaacaatattttactaatattccaaaaataattataagttgTAATTAACATGACTTAGTTGACTAGCTTGATAAACGATATAAGATATCTAACCCTAAAAGTCAGTATTAAAATAGATATATGTGCAACAAGGAGGAGATTTTTACTGGACAATCACTGGCactaaattatttgttcatccagcCAATCTGATTTTATGGGATCTAGGCTTTAGCATTTCTGAGACTTGTGTACTCGATCAGTGTGGCCTTTGATGGATTTGAACTGAAAGCcttaaagaggttcaacaatgaaaaacaaatgaaaagtaTAAGCAAAGATGAAAACAAGTattttatgaggtatcttgaatacctccccctcaaatgtagttttattataaatgattaaacaATAGaattataataaacctcccttatcttgagaacaaatcTCTCAAGGTCAAAAATACTAAAgaaaagtaagaacactctcaaagatggattttattgtggctttacctagaactcaaagaGGTAAAGATTCAatcatggtggttgttgatcgATTCTCAAAGATGGCCCATTTTATTCCTTGCCATAAGACCGAAGATGCTATGAAAGTAGAGGGGTTGTATTTCGAGGAGGTGGTTCGTTTCCATGGAGTCCCATGCACCATTGTTTCGGATCGAGATACAAAGTTCTTAAGTCATTTATGGAAATCATTGTGGCGCCTAATGGGAACTGAGTTGCTGTTTTCTACCTCCCATCAGCCACAAACCGGCGGTCAAACCGAGGTGGTGAATAGGGTGCTTGGTTCTTTGCTTAGGACCTTGGTTAGTAAAAGCACCAAAGATTGGGATGTCAAGCTTGCTCATGTCGAGTTTGCTTATAATAGAactcctagtgctactacaaagtattctccttttgaagtagtctatGGTTCTAACCTTTATGTTCCAATTGATCTCATAGCATTGCCACAAGATAAGTTCGTCCATGGAGGTGCAAAGGAACAAGCTGAGTTCATGATGAAAATACACAAAGTGGTGAGGAAAAACATTGAAAAGGCCAATGAAATCTACAAGAAGCAAGCCAACAAAAGAGTCAAAAACGTGAGAAACTTCGAAGTTGGTGACCTAGTGTGGATCTACATGAGAAAAGAAAGTTTTCCaaatcaaaggaaaaacaagctcatgctcCGAGCTGAAGGTCCATTTGGAATAGTGGAAAAGATCGACGATAATTCCTATAAGGTCGATTTGCGAGGTAAGTATGGCGTTTCAAGCACTTTCAATGTGGGAGATTTAGCACCGTACTACGATGATGaggaattgagggcaattccctttgaagaaggggaggatgacgAAAGTAGCTAAGGGTCGAATAGTCCAAATATCCTAGTCCAAGAATCCAACGTTAGGGAATTGATTTTATCCAAGTCTTTTTTCGACGTTACTCCTATGGATTTTGGCTTGCATGGTCCGTATAGTTCCTCAAATGGTTGCACTTTGCTAAGCGTGACTAACTACAGATCAAATTAGTTGGATTCTCCCTTAAAGACGTCAATTGGGTCgtttacaaggaattaattccaaacggttttggaattcaaagggcgtgttttaAGAAGATTTAACGCTGGTTTTAAATCTCATTTCAGAATCCAAACGGTTTTGGCATTCAAAGGGgcgtgttttaaggagatttaaagctggtttttaatctcatttaacgGGTGTTATTAGGTGTTTTTTTCTGGTTTATTTGCtgaataaagaagcttaaatgggaGGGGTAATAAGGACGGTTAAAAAGGCGCAATTCAAGGGCAGCTTTGAATGACGGTATTGGACAGTTTTGAGAGATTGATTGCTGGACATTTTGCTTAGTTAATTCTTTCTTGTTTTAAGCTCAAGTTGATTAGTCAATTAATAGTTTGTAATGGGGATTAATTGGACGGTTATGATCCAAATTAATTGGCCCTTTATTTCAGTTTTGTTGAGTTGTAGATGCAATTAGTGGATGTACTAAAGTTATAAATGGCATGCTGATTATCAATGAAAAGATATCTGAAAATTGCCTAAAACAACTAAGTGTGTTTGTTAATTTCAACTAAGTGTAAGTTGGACATGATTTCGAAATTTGCATgttttccaaatttgaagagtttgCGTTTTAGTGAGTGTTCCTAAAACTAAGACATGTAGTTGAGGTGAGAGTACCCTAGTCAATACTATGACTAAGTAAGTGAGTGAgagttcctccttgttatatcctcaagttaagggtgagagttccctaaaaTATCTTGATTAACCCAATCGATCTTCCAAAATTAAGCTAAACACGAAGCACATTATTCCAATCCCTTTGTGAACAAGTTTTCCTTTGTTTATACATCATTTGGTGCGTtaggtagggggagtttttccatacacttccaaaagggtcgaatacctacatatcatgaGAGAaaatcaagatttgagggtagctttggaagctctaaATCGCTCCATTGCTAGTCAGGAAAGGTTGGCCGaaactaatgccaatctacaagggaatcttgttgccttaatggcaagactcctgaacgagcaagataggagagatcaaaaCGAGGAACCTCCACGTAGGAGGGaagataggagtctcaaagtagacgttCCTGCCTTTGATGGGTCGCTTGATCCAGAaaagtacttggaatgggagaaatccttggaaaggtactcTGAATACAAAGACATTCAAGAGGAAGTACAAAAATACaagatagccaaggtgaaaTTGAAGGGTGTTGGTGACGGATGGTTGCAAGGAGAGCAAAGGGGGCGTACCCTTAGGGGCAAAGCTTCCATTTCTACTTGGAGCAAGTTGAAGAAACGTATGAGGGATCGTTTTATTCCCCACAATTATACCAAAGCCAATATATGAAGTGGAtgtaacggtccggtttaagtgacccggaaatccatatgaaaatacaaattccggttGAACTTTTTGGACTCcggagaagacttttctctaggaccgTCAACGTTTCATTGATAAAGATATATAGATAAATAGAAAACAAAACCAATGTAAAGCTAATAAGTCAGCGGCagctctaacgtacaactcgagagcctagagGCCTCTAAACAAACTATTCGAAATAGCGAAAGCGAAAAGCAAACTATCTCTTTTGTTACATTAGttcagagtttctttctactcataatctaatacaaaaGGTAAAACATAGTCTTGTTTATTAAGGTTTCTACGTCGAGATCTCACaccagaccccacctgcaatcaacctaccagtcgtcgtaagacaacaccagtaggttccaaagaaacaaccattacacgtcagagacttcatacaaatatcaatcaggttgaacaCAAGCAaaagttcatcctagcatgcataggctctatacatttattattaattaatcccaacttgtaacgttgcccgtcctgtttgggtcgttcaagtataaaccattcattattagataatttcaaacttgtaacgttgcccgtcctgttcgggtcgtccaAGTATACAGCCAATTCATTTGGttgaatacacttgggagagctaatcccaaggcaaccaccgacctaagacgttgcccgtcctgttcgggtcgccaaaggctaaagtatgcatacccccatggtgaccgtaatgatccaaaactaccatgggaacaataattataataatccaaaccaatacgttaacccttttgggtaacataaccaaacgtcaaccccctttgggtgacaagcacataaattctcaattttcaattaattatctcatattatttgaggtgtctaatccttatgttatttacaatgcctcgataaaaaatgaaacaatactacttgcacaaccacataaacagtatggtctaagcgtgtacctttacgCGCTGcaaataacacacacaaaacgaccacgtattagaacgtgtttacaatttaatccactccatactactaagatattactaagacttgataattttaaatgttttcatccaatttccaatgattccaaatttaatttctgaccagaaactttattggccatttcggacagtttagaaaattgaaatgaaaaatccgacttcaccactgcgtctggaacgcatcaattaccttgagtaccaaatttcataatttttaacatccaattactattcttttaattttttcaagcgtttaacgagttttttttAACGCATTGGATACATAAAccaacaacggaacacgaccAACGTTTCCAGATCGGCACCAAtgccgaggcagcagctgctgtccaacACTCccattatattgttattattattattatatatatattcattattcaaatcATTAACTCTTTTAATCTCACGACCAAAATAATCTAACAAGACCAATATCACAATGAAtacaataaaacaaacaaggcAAATTTTTCTATCCCACAACCACTTGATAATTCCACACATATATTATTTCACAAAACCCCATTCAACAAAACACAAAAGtcatcaaataaaagaaatatgcccatccacaagatccttcaacagacataaaatttcacaaactatgataattaaattaaatacttaattctcttaataaattaaaattcttgcagagaatcataaaccaaaTCATCCtgtttaaatcaagacatatatatatatatatatatatatatatatatatatatatatatatatatatatatatatatatatatagacacaattcttcaaacaaatcaaattttgctaaaggatttataaatttttagatGACTATATTACTTAATCTAtacaatttaaatttcatctaacaaattgaaattttgctagagaaaagtagaccataagaaatatatttaaatatcaatataactttaacacttaattcttataacaattataaattttgttaaagaatattgatcatgaagttTCTCTTCTCAATCCTCTTaacaaattatagtttattaaaggattattagagaaaattatatatataaaaaaaatattcaatccttcTAAAAggcataggatatcatcatacataaaatatacttGA
This region includes:
- the LOC130821524 gene encoding albumin-2-like; protein product: MVDDEFYRLPVAGDRNLGSDTKFKITEGSLKDFVTQYEAFTYQTNSRAKVNEYSSLKDTIFGDKGIDCAFPSVEEGVAFIFSGNLCAKWSYGLKNPKNKLLVGPSPIEEVFPYLKGTVFANGLDAAFETSRPYEFYLFKGDKYARIFYEGAGKLLNSSPICQNWVTLRGTIFENGIDGSFSLDHDTYPNSVYIFKEDTYARVTYTPGTATEKLDNLAKIKSYWTGLGSMLPRSNH